CATGGAAGCCCGGCTCAAGATTTTGCACCTTTTCATGTTCTTGATTCTTAACTCGGTGGCGGCTCAGCCTGTCCCGCGGCTGAGCTCTGAAACCGAGTGGCAGGCTTTGCTGGATCTCCGGTCAGCACTTGGAATTAGAGCTAAAGATTGGCATAAGAAGGCTAACCCCTGTCTGAATTGGACCGGAATAGAGTGCAAAGACGGTCATGTAACAGGGATAACCTTGTCCGGGTTAAGGAGAACACGGGAAGGAAAACTTAATCCACGGTTTGCTATTGAttctttaccaaattttcCTTTGTTATCCACTTTTAGTTCATCAGGGTTTGAGCTACCAGGGCAGATTCCTGAGTGGTTAGGTGAAAGGCTAAGTAATCTTGAAGTTCTTGATCTCAGGTCCAGTTCAATTTTTGGTTCAATTCCATCATCACTTGGAAGTTTAAGCAGGCTTAGTTCCCTCTATTTATCCAATAATTCGATTGCTGGGAATATGCCAACTGCATTGGGGAAGTTATTTTCATTATCGGTTCTTGATCTTTCACAGAACTCATTGACAGGGCAAATTCCGGGTGAGATTTCAGCTCTTGGAAATCTCAGTAGACTTGACCTGTCTTCGAATTACTTATCCGGGGAGATTCCTCTCAGTTTCGGTTCACTTTCTACTCTTAAGCAGTTGAATTTGAGTAATAACAGTCTGAGTGCTTTCGTTCCTGCACAGCTTGGGAATCTTTCTCAGTTGATAGAACTTGATCTTGGGTTCAATTCTTTCTTCGGCTCATTGCCGAAGGAACTAGGAGGATTGAGAAGTTTGAGGAAAATGTTGGTTGGTAATAATCGGCTGGAGGGTTCTTTGTTAGATGGCCTGTTTCAGGAACTCGCTCAATTGGAGTATTTAGTTCTTTGTGAAAATTCTTTTGTCGAGACGCTGCCTGATGCAATATGGTCAATGTCCCATTTGAAGTACCTTGACGTCTCTGGCAATAATCTCACCGGTGTATTTCCAAAGCTTGTTGCTTCTGTCAATGTCACTGATGCTGTCTTTAACTTCTCTAACAATCTTTTCTATGGAAACTTGAGTTCTGGGATCGGTAAGTTTCGTGTTGTTGATGTATCAAGCAACTATTTTGAAGGGTCAGCTCCAAACAATACGGGGATCAAGATTATCCTTACAAATAATTGCTTTTTCAGTGTATCAGGACAGAGGAATTCAGAGGCCTGTTTGAAATTTTACTCAGAGAGAGGTTTATATTTTGGTAATGATAGTGGCCGTGAGCCGCTTGAACCTCCATTGGTACAACCTTCCAAGAGCAGAAAAAGACTGGTTTATGTCATGGTTGGAGTTTTTGCCGGGCTTGGCTTCATTGTCGTTCTAATAACGGGAATATTGTTGCTTCTGAAAGCATGCAATACTGGgagtacaaatcatcaaagaGAGAATTCGAATGTGAGACCTGTTGCAGGAGGAATTGAGCCATCTCATAAGGTTTTCATTGACTTGTCGAACGTTGGAGAGTCATTTACCTATGAGCAGATGCTCGTAGCAACATGCAATTTCAGTACTGAGAACCTTATCAAGCAAGGTCATTCTGGAGATCTGTTTCGCGGAACACTGGAGGGCGGGTACTCAGTAGTTGTCAAGAGAGTCGACTTACGTTCTACTGGAGCAGAATCTATCATGTCGGAGCTGGATTTATTTGGCAGGGTCTCGCACCCGAGGTTGGTTCCACTAGTGGGACACTGCTTAGAGGATGAACATGAGAAGTTTTTAGTTTACAAATATATGCCAAACGGAGATTTGTCCAACGCTATGTACAGACTAACAAATGGAGAAGAAGATCTACAGTCT
The window above is part of the Sesamum indicum cultivar Zhongzhi No. 13 linkage group LG7, S_indicum_v1.0, whole genome shotgun sequence genome. Proteins encoded here:
- the LOC105166135 gene encoding probable LRR receptor-like serine/threonine-protein kinase At2g16250 isoform X1 — its product is MEARLKILHLFMFLILNSVAAQPVPRLSSETEWQALLDLRSALGIRAKDWHKKANPCLNWTGIECKDGHVTGITLSGLRRTREGKLNPRFAIDSLPNFPLLSTFSSSGFELPGQIPEWLGERLSNLEVLDLRSSSIFGSIPSSLGSLSRLSSLYLSNNSIAGNMPTALGKLFSLSVLDLSQNSLTGQIPGEISALGNLSRLDLSSNYLSGEIPLSFGSLSTLKQLNLSNNSLSAFVPAQLGNLSQLIELDLGFNSFFGSLPKELGGLRSLRKMLVGNNRLEGSLLDGLFQELAQLEYLVLCENSFVETLPDAIWSMSHLKYLDVSGNNLTGVFPKLVASVNVTDAVFNFSNNLFYGNLSSGIGKFRVVDVSSNYFEGSAPNNTGIKIILTNNCFFSVSGQRNSEACLKFYSERGLYFGNDSGREPLEPPLVQPSKSRKRLVYVMVGVFAGLGFIVVLITGILLLLKACNTGSTNHQRENSNVRPVAGGIEPSHKVFIDLSNVGESFTYEQMLVATCNFSTENLIKQGHSGDLFRGTLEGGYSVVVKRVDLRSTGAESIMSELDLFGRVSHPRLVPLVGHCLEDEHEKFLVYKYMPNGDLSNAMYRLTNGEEDLQSLDWITRLKIAIGAAEAISYLHHECTPPVVHRDIEASSILLDDKYEVRLGSFSEVCAPGAHQSMIARFLRTPPTSGKRPSGSSTVTCAYDVYCFGKVLLELVTGRLGISSRLNDADAKQWLESNLTYISIHEKERVIKIVDQSLIIDEDLLEEVWAIAIVAKSCLNPKASRRPSMRHVLKALENPFKVVREENFSSGRLRLGSSRQSWTAAFFGSWHHSSSDSSNTSAQTNREIIGGLRQSERVGSRGSGVNEYSSSHKRSSSDVFPEPVEMADVERQDCAS
- the LOC105166135 gene encoding probable LRR receptor-like serine/threonine-protein kinase At2g16250 isoform X2, coding for MEARLKILHLFMFLILNSVAAQPVPRLSSETEWQALLDLRSALGIRAKDWHKKANPCLNWTGIECKDGHVTGITLSGLRRTREGKLNPRSSSIFGSIPSSLGSLSRLSSLYLSNNSIAGNMPTALGKLFSLSVLDLSQNSLTGQIPGEISALGNLSRLDLSSNYLSGEIPLSFGSLSTLKQLNLSNNSLSAFVPAQLGNLSQLIELDLGFNSFFGSLPKELGGLRSLRKMLVGNNRLEGSLLDGLFQELAQLEYLVLCENSFVETLPDAIWSMSHLKYLDVSGNNLTGVFPKLVASVNVTDAVFNFSNNLFYGNLSSGIGKFRVVDVSSNYFEGSAPNNTGIKIILTNNCFFSVSGQRNSEACLKFYSERGLYFGNDSGREPLEPPLVQPSKSRKRLVYVMVGVFAGLGFIVVLITGILLLLKACNTGSTNHQRENSNVRPVAGGIEPSHKVFIDLSNVGESFTYEQMLVATCNFSTENLIKQGHSGDLFRGTLEGGYSVVVKRVDLRSTGAESIMSELDLFGRVSHPRLVPLVGHCLEDEHEKFLVYKYMPNGDLSNAMYRLTNGEEDLQSLDWITRLKIAIGAAEAISYLHHECTPPVVHRDIEASSILLDDKYEVRLGSFSEVCAPGAHQSMIARFLRTPPTSGKRPSGSSTVTCAYDVYCFGKVLLELVTGRLGISSRLNDADAKQWLESNLTYISIHEKERVIKIVDQSLIIDEDLLEEVWAIAIVAKSCLNPKASRRPSMRHVLKALENPFKVVREENFSSGRLRLGSSRQSWTAAFFGSWHHSSSDSSNTSAQTNREIIGGLRQSERVGSRGSGVNEYSSSHKRSSSDVFPEPVEMADVERQDCAS